The Diospyros lotus cultivar Yz01 chromosome 15, ASM1463336v1, whole genome shotgun sequence genome has a window encoding:
- the LOC127791906 gene encoding putative calcium-transporting ATPase 13, plasma membrane-type, translating to MAAPLSSIHSCSVLGPKFSQSRVAETMEDASNSFTISPKRLEELVQDNNITEIVAALDTNIDSGISGTSADLIRRTLVFGSNTLEYRSSLVDAKGFHQLILEALKDSPVILLLCCAALSTVIGIKRNGLREGFLDGAIVLLPIFIAVNFGAILRFAKARRTRRLPRKAKKIVKIFRSGKVHLLPVPEVVVGDVICLEPGDCVPADGLLIDACDSLKLDDDRCDGYRNQPTLFAGAKVVEGNCRMLVTSVGKNTEKSKLTKSQSFGHQNEPSKLEISIRKMNSRLEMVWLIALLLYLAVQAMKCFVCGSIECDKDHNPDPIGVKDTVEEIMEEFTKLMMKQGFRFYRLVAMICLLIFSSRDGLPWGISLSLAYAAGKLMELYQAKVQKVAASATLGLITTIFLGKTSDLVNLNMKACKEYGIDIKLVVDDDLNTETFMANKSRIHMEYGIVIERASEFRNLSQKDQLNMADRIHVMAGSSPSDKLLLLQRLKKKGQIVAVAGASSRDSPVLEEADLGFSVDENVGELAKEASDVIIMGQKSVTDIFPILGFGRCVCNNIQKFVQLQLTLNISSFTINYILLLSNMREPIGLLELLWVNLIMDIFGALALAQPPAITEIAMDPPKFGEKGFQYLTKRVWRNIVVQACYQIAVVLILYFKGKWILGTNQKVLEAMIFNCYVSCQVMVLINARGIQYGRMENNMFWVLLAAIVILQIAFMEIMPVFSHMGRLDLKQWALCVGIAGFSFPLGRVAK from the exons ATGGCCGCTCCATTATCTTCGATCCATTCTTGTTCGGTTCTTGGGCCCAAGTTTAGCCAATCCCGAGTTGCTGAAACAATGGAAGATGCCTCCAATTCCTTCACAATAAGCCCAAAAAGACTGGAAGAGCTGGTTCAAGACAACAACATCACTGAAATTGTTGCTGCTTTAGACACCAACATTGATTCTGGAATATCTGGAACCTCTGCAGACCTCATCCGAAGAACCCTAGTATTCGGATCCAACACTTTGGAATATCGGTCTTCTCTTGTCGACGCCAAAGGATTCCACCAACTCATTCTCGAAGCTCTCAAAGATTCACCAGTCATCCTCTTGCTGTGCTGTGCAGCGCTCTCTACTGTGATTGGGATCAAAAGGAATGGGCTTCGAGAAGGGTTTCTTGATGGGGCCATCGTACTTCTTCCCATATTCATAGCGGTCAACTTTGGGGCCATTTTAAGGTTTGCGAAGGCTAGAAGGACGAGGAGGTTGCCCAGGAAAGCgaaaaaaattgtgaagatTTTTAGAAGTGGGAAAGTTCATCTGCTACCAGTTCCTGAAGTGGTAGTTGGTGATGTAATATGTCTGGAGCCCGGCGATTGTGTCCCGGCCGACGGGCTGCTGATCGACGCCTGCGATTCTTTAAAGCTGGATGATGATCGGTGTGATGGGTACCGGAATCAGCCAACTTTGTTCGCGGGTGCAAAG GTGGTGGAAGGGAACTGCCGGATGCTGGTGACATCAGTTGGGAAGAACACAGAAAAGAGCAAGCTGACAAAATCACAGAGTTTTGGCCACCAAAACGAGCCATCCAAACTGGAGATTTCCATTCGGAAGATGAACTCTCGCTTGGAAATGGTCTGGTTGATTGCCTTACTGCTTTATCTCGCAGTGCAAGCGATGAAATGCTTTGTCTGTGGATCTATCGAATGCGATAAAGATCATAATCCCGATCCCATAGGGGTGAAGGACACAGTCGAGGAGATAATGGAGGAGTTCACAAAACTAATGATGAAGCAAGGGTTCAGGTTTTATCGCTTGGTTGCAATGATTTgcttattgatcttttcttcgAGAGATGGGTTGCCTTGgggaatctctctctctctagcttaTGCAGCAGGTAAACTAATGGAGCTGTATCAAGCCAAAGTCCAAAAAGTTGCAGCCTCTGCAACACTGGGCTTGATCACCACCATTTTCTTGGGAAAAACCAGCGATTTAGTGAACTTGAATATGAAAGCATGTAAAGAATATGGCATAGATATCAAGCTGGTTGTAGATGATGATCTGAACACTGAAACTTTCATGGCCAACAAGTCTCGAATTCACATGGAATACGGAATAGTGATTGAAAGAGCTTCAGAATTTCGAAACCTCTCCCAAAAAGACCAATTAAACATGGCAGATCGGATCCATGTAATGGCCGGCTCCTCCCCGTCCGATAAGCTGCTGTTGTTGCAGCGCCTAAAGAAGAAAGGCCAAATCGTTGCTGTTGCCGGAGCCTCTTCGAGGGACTCTCCGGTGCTTGAAGAAGCAGATTTAGGGTTTTCAGTGGATGAAAATGTTGGAGAATTGGCCAAGGAGGCCTCGGATGTCATCATAATGGGCCAGAAATCTGTCACTGATATCTTCCCCATTTTAGGGTTTGGAAGGTGTGTCTGCAACAACATCCAAAAGTTTGTGCAGTTGCAGCTCACTCTCAATATTTCTTCCTTCACCATAAACTACATTCTCCTACTTTCCAACATGCGGGAGCCAATTGGGCTTTTGGAGCTCTTGTGGGTTAACCTAATTATGGACATTTTTGGTGCCTTGGCTCTAGCACAGCCACCAGCAATTACAGAGATTGCAATGGACCCACCAAAATTTGGTGAAAAAGGATTTCAATATTTAACCAAGAGGGTGTGGAGAAACATAGTTGTTCAAGCTTGCTACCAAATCGCTGTTGTATTGATCCTTTACTTTAAGGGGAAATGGATTCTGGGCACAAATCAAAAGGTCTTGGAAGCCATGATCTTCAATTGTTACGTGAGTTGCCAGGTCATGGTGTTGATCAATGCTAGAGGAATCCAATATGGAAGAATGGAGAATAACATGTTTTGGGTCCTTCTTGCGGCCATTGTTATCCTGCAAATAGCATTCATGGAGATTATGCCAGTTTTCTCTCATATGGGAAGGCTGGATCTCAAACAATGGGCCCTATGTGTGGGAATTGCAGGGTTCTCTTTCCCCCTTGGACGGGTTGCCAAATAG